Proteins encoded together in one Festucalex cinctus isolate MCC-2025b chromosome 8, RoL_Fcin_1.0, whole genome shotgun sequence window:
- the LOC144024113 gene encoding sortilin-like, with protein MISATYVFTWCLFACALARHFHAGQKSFVARRRRELSGDEERHIWEKLEMSERGAPGLNEHSCPSFPGVESSLLNNTHTFNFKVRTMGSLSLAWVGDETGVILVLTTFQVPLFMLRLGQSNLYRSEDYGKTFTDVTHLINHTFIQTEFGIAVSPDHSGKVILMADVSEIGGFRLFRSRTFGHTFEMSELPFRPLIQMLYNPGDGNVLLTLSIKWDLWLSEDFGATWRKIHDSVCLVRWGAKNSLYFTTNYNGSCNDKGMLELRKTVDYGKSFQTIATRVYSFVLGGRFLFASIMTGKDTERMIHVSVNGGEVWNIAQLPAVNHEQFYSILAANENMIFMHVDDPEDSGIGTVYVSDDRGTVFSKSLERHLYTTTGSDTDFTTITSLRGVYMTSVLTEDGTVETVITFDQGARWQTLRRPQNSHCDIETSTNRPNRCRLHIHATYSTAMKMNVPMLPLSQPSAVGLILAHGSVGDAESATVPDVYVSDDGGYSWLLSLAGPHHYAILDSGALLVAVEHTNFPVNQIKFSTDEGRCWRTYNFTSDRFHFSGMDSEPGSRSLNVSLWGYRNDFTKWVVITVDFRNLLTRDCVDEDYVPWLAHSADADSSNDGCVLGYKETFLRLRKDSACWNGRQFSGKQRLSPCACTLDDYQCDFGYYRPENSSECVEQEEMKGHPLEFCLNGTTEELQTSGYRKIPGDLCAGGFQPVRKETDLRRGCTSDALHPFSLSESGSSNAAITAVVVIAMLLMSAVVGVWVIKKYVCGGRFLVHRYSVMREHAEANKIEGVDDVDAQYMETGIHVAQYNEDSDQDLLE; from the exons TTCAACTTTAAAGTGAGGACCATGGGCTCTTTATCTCTTGCCTGGGTGGGAGATGAAACGGGG GTGATTCTGGTGTTGACCACGTTCCAGGTGCCTCTGTTCATGTTGCGATTAGGCCAGTCCAACCTCTACAGGAG TGAAGACTACGGGAAGACGTTCACTGACGTGACCCACCTGATCAACCACACCTTCATCCAGACAGAGTTTGGCATCGCTGTCAGCCCAGATCACTCTGGCAAG GTGATCCTGATGGCTGACGTGTCTGAAATTGGGGGATTTCGACTATTTCGTTCACGGACCTTCGGTCATACCTTTGAGATGTCAGAACTGCCCTTTCGGCCCCTCATTCAGATGCTGTACAACCCTGGAGATGGCAACGTACTTCTGACTCTCAGCATCAAG TGGGATTTGTGGCTGTCGGAGGATTTTGGTGCCACCTGGCGGAAGATTCATGACAGCGTTTGTCTTGTCAGATG GGGTGCGAAGAATAGCTTATACTTCACGACAAACTACAACGGATCATGCA ATGACAAAGGAATGCTGGAGCTAAGGAAAACGGTAGACTACGGCAAAAGCTTCCAGACGATCGCAACTAGAGTTTACTCGTTCGTATTGGGCGGACGCTTTCTTTTTGCATCCATCATGACTGGAAAG gacACAGAGCGCATGATCCACGTTTCGGTGAATGGAGGAGAAGTATGGAACATAGCCCAGCTTCCTGCAGTCAACCATGAGCAATTTTATTCCATCCTGGCAGCCAATGAAAACATGATATTCATGCATGTGGATGACCCAGAAG ACTCAGGTATTGGAACAGTGTATGTGTCTGATGACAGAGGAACAGTGTTCTCAAAGTCTCTAGAGCGCCATCTCTACACCACCACAGGAAGTGACACTGACTTCACCACCATTACGTCACTCAGGGGTGTTTATATGACCAGCGTGCTCACAGAGG ACGGAACAGTCGAGACGGTGATCACCTTTGACCAAGGAGCGAGATGGCAGACGCTGCGTCGACCACAAAACAGCCATTGCGACATTGAGACGTCCACTAACAGGCCAAACAGA TGTAGACTTCACATCCACGCCACTTACAGCACGGCCATGAAGATGAACGTCCCCATGTTGCCACTCTCACAGCCAAGTGCAGTGGGCCTTATTCTTGCTCATG GCAGTGTGGGGGATGCCGAGTCGGCTACGGTGCCTGACGTTTATGTATCTGACGACGGTGGCTACTCGTGGTTGCTGTCGCTTGCTGGCCCTCATCACTATGCTATCCTGGACTCAGGGGCTCTTCTCGTGGCTGTGGAGCACACCAACTTCCCCGTCAATCAAATCAA GTTTTCCACTGATGAAGGACGTTGCTGGCGGACTTATAACTTTACCAGTGACCGCTTCCACTTCAGCGGAATGGACAGTGAGCCGGGCTCACGCTCCTTGAACGTCAGCCTGTGGGGATACAGAAATGACTTTACCAAGTGGGTCGTGATCACCGTCGACTTCAGGAATCTCCTCACCCGAGATT GTGTTGACGAGGACTACGTGCCGTGGTTGGCTCACTCTGCTGACGCTGACAGCTCCAATGACGGCTGTGTGTTAGGCTACAAGGAGACGTTCCTCCGCTTGAGGAAAGACTCGGCCTGCTGGAACGGGAGGCAGTTCAGTGGCAAGCAGCGTCTGTCTCCTTGTGCCTGCACACTGGATGATTATCAATG TGACTTCGGATACTACCGACCTGAGAACAGCTCAGAATGTGTGGAGCAGGAGGAGATGAAGGGCCATCCTCTAGAGTTCTGTCTCAATGGAACCACGGAAGAGTTGCAGACCAGTGG TTACCGGAAGATTCCAGGGGACCTGTGTGCGGGCGGTTTCCAGCCTGTCAGAAAGGAGACTGACTTGAGGAGAGGTTGCACCAGTGATGCTCTTCATCCATTTTCTCTG AGTGAAAGCGGCTCATCAAATGCCGCAATCACAGCCGTGGTTGTCATAGCCATGCTGCTGATGAGTGCTGTCGTGGGCGTCTGGGTGATCAAGAAATACGTCTGTGGTGGACG GTTCCTTGTGCACCGCTACTCCGTTATGAGGGAACACGCTGAAGCTAACAAAATAGAAGGTGTTGATGACGTCGATGCTCAGTACATGGAAACGGGAATACATGTAGCACAGTACAATGAAGATTCAGATCAG GACCTCTTG gaataa
- the mdm4 gene encoding protein Mdm4: MSSLSAQASASGTPIRALPGEGNQVQPKAPLLQILRLAGAQEDVFTLKEVMHYLGQYIMGKQLYDKQRQHIVHCQDDPLGELLEVESFSVKNPSPVYEMLKKYVVILDNADAAENLSVGHECVEGGVEDRGQMCGGVVKAGLEVASDRPPLPTFSQRRPREPDDDSLEGLPHSACKRPKLDVTLDDWDLSGLPWWFLGNLRSSDSRRSNGSTDIHTNQEEDTAIVSDTTDDLWFLTEGESEQVSVEMKEAALEERSAGEGDAPLDEEEGGGKEDKTDREMQEEPDEESQCLSDDTDTEISTQDAWQCSECRKYNSPQQRYCVRCWALRKNWYKDVPRLAHSLSVPDIPAFSSLSAHHKDDAGIDIPDCSRTVSDPLILPSHSTVDRPLPSPAAAARRSIGHKREQASGGEGQEGLGMEVECRPEALLEPCKLCRVRPRNGNIIHGRTAHLLTCFPCARRLHKFHAPCPGCGKIIQKVVKIFVM; the protein is encoded by the exons ATGAGCTCCCTATCAGCCCAGGCTTCCGCCTCAGGCACACCGATCAGGGCCCTGCCTGGAGAGGGAAATCAG GTTCAACCCAAGGCCCCACTCTTGCAAATACTGCGCCTTGCTGGAGCCCAGGAGGATGTTTTCACACTCAAAGAG GTGATGCACTACTTGGGCCAGTACATTATGGGAAAGCAGCTGTATGACAAACAGAGGCAGCATATTGTCCACTGCCAAGATGATCCTTTGGGAGAGCTGCTGGAAGTGGAGAGCTTTTCAGTGAAGAACCCAAG CCCAGTGTATGAAATGCTCAAGAAATACGTCGTTATACTCGATAATGCTG ACGCTGCAGAGAATCTTTCTGTGGGCCATGAGTGTGTTGAGGGCGGAGTGGAAGATCGTGGTCAG ATGTGCGGGGGTGTGGTCAAAGCAGGACTGGAGGTTGCCAGTGACAGGCCTCCCCTGCCGACCTTTTCTCAAAGAAGACCTCGAGAGCCTGATGACG ACTCCCTTGAAGGTTTGCCCCACTCTGCCTGCAAACGGCCCAAATTAGATGTCACTCTTGATGACTGGGATCTCTCTGGCTTGCCCTGGTGGTTTTTGGGCAATCTCCGCAGTAGCGACAGCCGCAGGAGCAACGGCTCAACTGATATTCACACCAACCAA GAGGAGGACACGGCCATCGTGTCGGACACCACGGACGACCTGTGGTTCCTGACGGAGGGCGAGAGTGAGCAAGTGAGTGTGGAGATGAAGGAGGCGGCGCTGGAGGAGAGAAGTGCAGGAGAAGGTGACGCTCCGCTTGATGAGGAGGAAGGAGGGGGAAAGGAGGACAAGACGGATCGAGAG ATGCAGGAGGAGCCAGACGAAGAGTCTCAGTGTCTCAGCGATGACACAGACACCGAAATCTCCACACAG GACGCGTGGCAGTGCAGCGAGTGCAGGAAGTACAACTCTCCCCAGCAGCGCTACTGCGTGCGCTGCTGGGCCCTGCGCAAGAACTGGTACAAAGACGTCCCGCGACTCGCCCACTCCCTCTCAGTCCCGGACATCCCAGCGTTCAGCTCGCTGAGCGCGCACCACAAGGACGACGCCGGCATCGACATCCCCGACTGCAGCCGCACCGTCTCGGACCCGCTCATCCTGCCCTCCCACTCCACCGTCGACCGACCGCTGCCGTCGCCCGCTGCCGCCGCTCGACGCAGCATCGGCCACAAGCGCGAGCAGGCGTCGGGCGGGGAAGGTCAGGAGGGTCTGGGCATGGAGGTGGAATGCCGACCGGAGGCACTGCTGGAGCCGTGCAAGCTCTGCCGGGTCCGACCCCGCAACGGCAACATCATTCACGGACGCACGGCCCATCTGCTCACCTGCTTCCCGTGTGCCAGGAGGCTTCACAAGTTCCACGCTCCTTGCCCGGGATGCGGAAAGATTATCCAGAAAGTCGTCAAGATATTCGTGATGTAG